The proteins below come from a single Drosophila miranda strain MSH22 chromosome Y unlocalized genomic scaffold, D.miranda_PacBio2.1 Contig_Y1_pilon, whole genome shotgun sequence genomic window:
- the LOC117190431 gene encoding activating signal cointegrator 1 complex subunit 1-like: MCPSESFYGGLIGVKGSTKRRIEEETPSEIYIPRQHEASSNVTIKAKERSQVCAALRQIRSLVGSLRRKMRPTHFLAVPLNFGEVQNRFLELKTSILEAQLPGIDKELFTPEIPRSHLTLGVYVLLDDDERKKALEELESCRSMLADLATPFEMKVKGLEIMNDDPSSIRIL; the protein is encoded by the exons ATGTGTCCAAGTGA ATCATTTTATGGCGGACTGATTGGTGTCAAGGGATCGACCAAGCGTCGCATCGAGGAAGAAACCCCATCGGAAATTTACATTCCACGTCAGCACGAGGCGTCATCGAATGTGACGATCAAGGCCAAGGAGCGCAGCCAGGTGTGTGCTGCCTTGCGCCAGATCCGCTCACTTGTTGGCTCGCTGCGCAGGAAGATGCGTCCAACGCATTTTCTTGCTGTTCCATTGAACTTTGGCGAAGTGCAGAATCGCTTCTTGGAGCTTAAG ACAAGCATTTTGGAGGCTCAGCTCCCAGGCATCGATAAGGAACTCTTCACTCCCGAGATCCCGAGATCCCACCTAACTTTGGGTGTCTATGTGCTGCTGGATGACGACGAGCGTAAGAAAGCATTGGAGGAGCTCGAGTCCTGTCGCTCCATGCTGGCAGATCTAGCTACTCCATTCGAGATGAAAGTAAAGGGTCTGGAGATCATGAATGATGATCCAAGCTCCATTCGCATT CTTTAA